The following proteins come from a genomic window of Finegoldia magna ATCC 29328:
- a CDS encoding LacI family DNA-binding transcriptional regulator, which produces MSSPTIKDVAKLAGVSISTVSRVMNDSKPVSPEARRKVLDAIEKLDFKPNELARSLVMKRSNLIGVVVKDIGIPYMAQIVRGAEEIGRMYKYDILLSSTYGDLEQEKKIIDFMFTKQVEGIILISEDIEPEVIFKLKDQTVPYIQLDKFWNIKDVHTVQIDYKEAMINMINHIYDLGHKKILFVKENQDTEIGQEKLKGYRQACDDLKLEKFEISSEGVSVKDGYEAGDKIFQLKELQDITCVSFSEDAQAIGFINYCYDNNKKVPEDISVSGFGDIPMTSIYRPTLTTVQEPYYDIGAVSMRTLVKVLKENKTINEKAILGSQIMKRESVKDIN; this is translated from the coding sequence ATGTCATCACCAACAATTAAAGATGTAGCAAAACTAGCTGGGGTTTCGATTTCTACAGTATCTAGAGTTATGAATGATTCTAAGCCTGTAAGCCCAGAAGCACGTAGAAAAGTTTTGGATGCAATCGAAAAACTTGATTTTAAGCCAAATGAATTGGCAAGATCTTTGGTAATGAAAAGATCCAATTTGATTGGCGTTGTAGTGAAAGATATCGGTATTCCATACATGGCACAAATTGTAAGAGGTGCCGAAGAAATTGGAAGAATGTACAAATACGATATACTTTTATCTTCTACATATGGCGATTTGGAACAAGAAAAAAAGATTATAGATTTCATGTTCACAAAGCAAGTGGAAGGAATAATTTTGATTTCAGAAGATATTGAGCCAGAGGTTATTTTTAAATTAAAGGATCAAACAGTTCCATATATTCAATTGGATAAGTTCTGGAATATAAAAGATGTTCATACTGTACAAATAGATTACAAAGAAGCTATGATAAATATGATTAATCATATTTATGATTTAGGTCACAAGAAAATTTTATTTGTAAAAGAAAATCAAGACACTGAAATTGGTCAAGAAAAATTAAAAGGATACAGACAAGCTTGTGATGATTTGAAATTAGAAAAATTTGAAATCTCATCAGAAGGAGTTTCTGTAAAAGATGGTTATGAAGCAGGAGATAAGATTTTCCAATTAAAAGAATTACAAGATATAACTTGTGTAAGTTTTAGTGAAGATGCACAAGCTATTGGATTTATAAATTATTGCTACGATAACAACAAAAAAGTTCCTGAAGATATTTCTGTATCCGGATTTGGAGATATACCAATGACAAGTATTTACAGACCAACTCTTACTACAGTTCAAGAACCTTATTATGATATTGGGGCAGTATCAATGAGAACTTTAGTAAAGGTCTTGAAAGAAAACAAAACTATTAATGAAAAAGCAATACTAGGTTCTCAAATAATGAAAAGAGAATCTGTAAAAGATATCAATTAA
- a CDS encoding diacylglycerol/lipid kinase family protein — translation MKKIKIISNPSSGSQAHSRDLTKLINYLIEDNFVVQLFKTKKKNDAYNEAFNTSSDEWDLIVISGGDGTVNEVVNGICDSESDIPITIYSTGTVNDFATYLDLPSTPYKLYRMIKTGKIIKSDVGKISNDDSHRFFINVFAVGNIASVSYVTDKAQKAIFGRLAYIVEGLKELPNTLNQPMELKIKTKDDYLEVKSPIMIISNSNTVGGFENICPQARIDDKKLDVLIIKHSRLKEVAQIMIDAFSSKHIYSEDVLYFQTDTLTIESSQTVPGDVDGEYGGNLPVKVEINNKPINILVRSD, via the coding sequence ATGAAAAAAATAAAAATTATCTCGAATCCATCGTCTGGGAGTCAAGCACATAGTAGAGATTTGACGAAACTAATTAATTATTTAATAGAAGATAATTTTGTGGTTCAACTTTTTAAAACAAAGAAGAAAAATGATGCTTACAATGAGGCATTTAACACATCTTCAGATGAGTGGGATTTGATAGTTATTTCTGGCGGAGATGGAACGGTTAATGAAGTTGTAAATGGAATTTGCGATAGCGAAAGTGATATTCCGATTACGATATATTCTACAGGTACAGTAAACGATTTCGCAACTTATCTAGACTTGCCATCAACACCTTACAAATTATATAGAATGATTAAAACGGGTAAAATCATAAAAAGCGACGTCGGAAAGATAAGTAATGATGATTCGCATAGATTTTTCATCAACGTTTTTGCAGTAGGAAATATTGCTTCTGTTAGTTATGTAACTGATAAGGCTCAAAAAGCGATTTTTGGTAGACTGGCCTATATTGTAGAAGGATTAAAAGAACTTCCAAATACATTGAATCAGCCTATGGAGTTGAAAATCAAAACTAAGGATGATTATTTAGAAGTTAAATCGCCTATAATGATTATTTCAAACTCGAATACTGTAGGTGGATTTGAAAATATTTGCCCACAAGCAAGAATCGATGATAAAAAATTAGATGTTTTGATTATTAAACATTCTCGTCTTAAAGAAGTTGCACAGATTATGATAGATGCTTTTAGTTCAAAGCATATCTACTCTGAAGATGTATTATATTTTCAAACTGATACTTTAACCATTGAATCATCACAGACTGTTCCAGGAGATGTTGATGGTGAATATGGTGGAAATTTACCAGTGAAAGTTGAGATTAATAACAAACCAATAAATATTTTAGTAAGGAGCGATTAA
- the arcC gene encoding carbamate kinase, translating to MKKVVLALGGNALGNSPEEQIKAVRKTAVSIVDLVEDGNEVIVCHGNGPQVGMINLAMETAHNSNSQISNMPFAECVAMSQGYIGYHLQKAIKNELSKRNMKNAVSTIVTQVKVDKNDEAFSNPTKPVGLFYSKEESEKLAKESGYTFKEDANRGYRRVVPSPKPIDIIEKEEINTLIKEDFIVIAGGGGGIPVIENDGQLEGIGAVIDKDFTSEKLAEISDADFLIILTAVEKVCINYGKENEEGLDELNLSRAHKLIEEKQFAEGSMLPKVKACLNFIQSGDNKIALITSLEKAKEGINGLTGTRFVK from the coding sequence ATGAAAAAAGTAGTTTTAGCATTAGGTGGAAACGCTCTCGGAAATTCACCGGAAGAACAAATAAAAGCGGTTAGAAAAACCGCGGTATCCATAGTTGATTTGGTTGAAGACGGTAATGAGGTTATCGTTTGCCATGGTAATGGTCCACAAGTGGGTATGATAAATTTGGCTATGGAAACAGCTCACAATTCAAATTCACAAATTTCAAATATGCCATTTGCAGAATGTGTTGCAATGAGTCAAGGATACATAGGATATCATTTACAAAAGGCTATCAAAAATGAATTATCAAAAAGAAATATGAAAAATGCTGTGTCTACTATAGTTACACAAGTTAAAGTAGACAAGAACGATGAGGCTTTCTCTAATCCAACAAAACCAGTAGGACTATTTTACTCAAAAGAAGAATCTGAAAAGCTTGCCAAAGAAAGTGGCTATACTTTTAAAGAAGATGCAAACAGAGGCTACAGAAGAGTTGTTCCATCACCGAAACCAATTGACATTATCGAAAAAGAAGAAATCAATACTTTGATAAAAGAAGATTTCATTGTTATTGCTGGCGGGGGCGGAGGAATTCCTGTTATAGAAAATGATGGTCAATTAGAAGGAATAGGTGCTGTAATAGACAAGGATTTTACTTCTGAAAAATTAGCTGAAATTTCAGATGCAGATTTTTTAATCATTCTAACTGCTGTAGAAAAAGTATGTATTAATTACGGTAAAGAAAATGAAGAAGGATTGGATGAGTTAAACTTATCGAGAGCACACAAATTGATTGAAGAAAAACAATTTGCAGAAGGATCTATGCTTCCAAAAGTCAAGGCTTGCTTGAACTTCATTCAATCAGGTGATAACAAAATCGCTTTGATTACTTCTTTGGAAAAAGCAAAAGAGGGAATCAACGGTTTAACAGGAACTAGATTTGTAAAATAA
- a CDS encoding winged helix-turn-helix domain-containing protein, which produces MKVNCKFWFEDDNGKKFFGKGNYLLLKEINKTKSLNKASKNLKMSYSKAFNIIKNSEKIYGEKFVDTEIGGAHGGGSTLTDAGIKLIEEYEKAMSNFNKTSNNLTEDITKFF; this is translated from the coding sequence ATGAAGGTAAATTGTAAGTTCTGGTTTGAAGATGATAATGGTAAGAAATTTTTTGGAAAAGGAAATTATCTACTTTTAAAAGAAATAAACAAGACAAAATCTCTGAACAAAGCTTCAAAAAATCTCAAAATGAGTTACAGCAAAGCTTTTAATATTATTAAAAATAGCGAAAAAATTTATGGAGAAAAGTTCGTAGATACTGAAATTGGCGGAGCGCACGGTGGAGGTTCCACTTTGACTGATGCAGGAATCAAATTAATCGAAGAATATGAAAAAGCTATGTCAAATTTTAACAAAACAAGTAATAATTTAACAGAAGATATTACAAAATTTTTCTAA
- a CDS encoding YtxH domain-containing protein, whose amino-acid sequence MSLMDYLEHKRREKERQIKWEIAKRKYEDEAKITLGTVIGASLGLAAGLLLAPKSGEETRKDIKKFAEETKKTAVNNFNDAVDTVKLTADNVTDSVRDKYQDFQDRGMTELNRVSDQFDEVKNDLGVLGEDLKEVVKKDAKDIKEDVKDTKDQVKDSAKKVGDSAKKVAEEAKEGAEKTVEEGKKQAKKTAETAKEEAKEVKKEIKK is encoded by the coding sequence ATGAGTTTAATGGATTACTTGGAACATAAAAGAAGAGAAAAAGAAAGACAAATCAAATGGGAAATTGCTAAACGTAAATACGAAGACGAAGCTAAAATTACATTAGGTACAGTTATCGGTGCTTCATTAGGATTAGCAGCTGGTTTATTATTAGCGCCTAAATCAGGTGAAGAAACTAGAAAAGATATCAAAAAATTTGCTGAAGAAACTAAGAAAACAGCAGTAAATAATTTTAACGATGCAGTAGACACTGTAAAGTTAACTGCAGATAATGTTACGGACAGCGTAAGAGACAAATATCAAGATTTCCAAGATAGGGGAATGACTGAATTAAATAGAGTTTCTGATCAATTTGACGAAGTTAAAAATGATTTAGGAGTTCTTGGTGAAGATCTTAAAGAAGTAGTTAAAAAAGACGCAAAAGATATCAAAGAAGATGTAAAAGATACTAAAGATCAAGTAAAAGATTCAGCAAAAAAAGTTGGAGATTCAGCTAAAAAAGTCGCAGAAGAAGCAAAAGAAGGCGCAGAAAAAACTGTAGAAGAAGGAAAAAAACAAGCAAAGAAAACTGCTGAAACTGCAAAAGAAGAAGCAAAAGAAGTAAAAAAAGAAATCAAAAAGTAG
- a CDS encoding zinc ribbon domain-containing protein, with the protein MKDSNLKKCPNCNSFVGNEDRFCRVCGHDFSKDDDYSSEGKTFEDFLLEASKFRNETQNHKLGLTENEEFLNSYEENHSNEKNNYHENKYSNQDTTDRLNVVNIESESLKEERKKAYQETNNDYEDYYDYYDYDDDKSPIIKKIILSVIGIALLIGIVFGIKYIKPMFQEKLAERTITAESVKAKFIQSVQSKSSEQMISVVQSSNQSIPFKNKDAEEFINEINSNPEHQATILKWLEDDEAKLKSNKSYKSTNPIKMVKGNDGYKILIDPIKLTIENPINAKLSVENASEYAFAGKKVLVIESNDLTLRQNFDLSFFSKNNTINWDTVDISKSLPDFDVTSGDKNYEIRKTIDEDCLVYVNDKNTGLTTDNFNDRGKKNLTEDQDFVRIVAKGKNGLLKSPKQTVGWETWVRLYLKD; encoded by the coding sequence ATGAAAGATTCTAATTTAAAAAAGTGCCCAAATTGTAATTCATTTGTAGGCAATGAAGATAGATTTTGTAGAGTATGTGGTCATGATTTTTCAAAAGATGATGATTATTCTTCTGAAGGCAAAACATTCGAAGATTTTTTGTTAGAAGCTTCTAAATTTAGAAACGAAACTCAAAACCATAAGCTTGGATTAACAGAAAATGAAGAATTTTTAAATTCTTATGAAGAAAATCATTCTAATGAGAAGAATAATTATCATGAGAATAAATACTCAAATCAAGACACTACAGACAGGTTAAATGTTGTAAATATTGAATCAGAATCCTTGAAAGAAGAAAGAAAAAAAGCATATCAAGAAACAAACAACGATTATGAAGATTACTATGATTATTACGATTACGATGATGATAAGTCACCTATAATTAAAAAAATTATCTTGTCAGTTATTGGAATAGCTTTATTAATTGGTATTGTATTTGGAATCAAATACATAAAACCAATGTTTCAAGAAAAATTAGCAGAAAGAACCATCACTGCAGAATCTGTAAAAGCTAAATTCATACAATCTGTGCAATCAAAATCATCAGAACAAATGATAAGCGTTGTTCAATCTTCAAACCAATCTATACCTTTTAAAAACAAAGATGCAGAAGAATTTATAAACGAAATAAATTCTAATCCAGAGCATCAAGCGACTATTTTGAAATGGTTAGAGGATGATGAAGCAAAATTAAAATCAAATAAATCATACAAAAGTACTAATCCAATAAAGATGGTTAAAGGAAATGATGGATATAAAATTTTGATAGATCCAATCAAACTTACAATAGAAAATCCAATAAATGCAAAGTTGAGTGTAGAAAATGCATCGGAATATGCATTTGCTGGAAAGAAAGTTTTAGTAATTGAATCAAATGATTTAACTTTGAGACAAAATTTTGATTTGTCATTTTTCTCTAAGAATAATACTATTAATTGGGACACGGTAGATATCAGTAAATCTCTTCCTGATTTTGATGTAACAAGTGGGGATAAAAATTACGAAATCAGAAAAACAATTGATGAAGACTGTCTTGTATATGTAAATGATAAAAACACAGGACTTACTACAGATAATTTTAATGATAGAGGTAAAAAAAATCTAACAGAAGATCAAGATTTTGTGAGAATTGTAGCCAAAGGGAAAAATGGACTATTAAAATCTCCTAAACAAACTGTTGGTTGGGAAACTTGGGTTAGATTGTATTTAAAAGACTAA
- a CDS encoding HPr family phosphocarrier protein — MVEQNVIVKNETGLHARPAASLVQFVKNFDGKVELIKDGKTANAKSIFNVMALGISQDTEVTVRLDGENEEENLKKLVEFIENLED, encoded by the coding sequence ATGGTAGAACAAAATGTTATAGTTAAAAATGAAACTGGTTTGCATGCTCGTCCAGCTGCATCATTGGTACAATTTGTAAAGAATTTTGATGGTAAAGTTGAGCTTATTAAAGACGGAAAAACAGCTAACGCTAAATCTATTTTCAACGTTATGGCTTTAGGTATTTCACAAGATACTGAAGTTACTGTTAGATTAGATGGCGAAAACGAAGAAGAAAATTTAAAAAAACTAGTTGAATTTATAGAAAATTTGGAAGACTAA
- the ptsP gene encoding phosphoenolpyruvate--protein phosphotransferase, protein MSLIKEGIIASEQIAIGKVKLMRKQEVKINTEKISDEEIKLHVDKFNKALDDYKTILSETKVDNDTQKQVIEAHLSMLDDPFLSETVIGKINENNSSDKALTDTIDEMVVMMESLDNEYMRERAADYKDIGQQLLYKIKGIEYQKLDSLEPNTILVSKELTPYETSIIDKDHVVGFLMDLGGKTAHTSIIAQTLGIACLVGMKDITEHVKDSQTVIIDSFKGICIIDPDDKTISEYKNIKSELDNEKLRLEENRHKKAITKDGKDIDVMTNIGNIEDLDKGLESGAEGVGLFRTEFLYMYNDHFPTEDEQFESYKKVVEILDGKSVIIRTLDIGGDKELPYYKFPKEDNPFLGWRALRFCFDMRDVFDAQIKAILRASAFGKIRIMLPMVISVEEIENALEIIENNKKQLRKDNIDFDENIEVGIMIETPASVIVAEDLIEYVDFFSIGTNDLTQYILASDRGNEKISNLYNTYNPAVLRAIKKVIDVSHEHGKWTGMCGGFAGDTKATKLLLGMGLDEFSAPAASIPKIKDIIANNSFEDAKIYADEILKLKKTSEIEKKISE, encoded by the coding sequence ATGAGTTTAATTAAAGAAGGTATTATTGCAAGTGAGCAGATAGCTATTGGTAAAGTTAAACTTATGAGAAAACAGGAAGTTAAGATTAATACCGAAAAAATTTCTGACGAAGAAATTAAACTTCATGTAGATAAGTTTAATAAAGCTTTGGATGATTACAAAACAATTTTATCTGAGACTAAGGTTGATAATGATACACAAAAACAAGTTATCGAAGCTCATTTGAGTATGTTGGATGATCCTTTTTTATCAGAAACTGTTATCGGAAAAATTAACGAGAATAATTCAAGTGACAAAGCACTAACAGATACAATAGATGAAATGGTTGTGATGATGGAGTCTCTTGATAATGAGTATATGAGAGAAAGAGCTGCGGATTACAAGGATATAGGACAACAATTATTATACAAGATTAAAGGAATTGAATATCAAAAACTAGATTCGTTGGAACCTAATACTATTTTGGTTTCAAAAGAATTAACTCCTTACGAGACATCTATAATTGACAAAGATCATGTAGTAGGTTTTTTGATGGATTTAGGTGGGAAAACCGCTCATACATCAATTATTGCACAAACTTTAGGGATTGCTTGTCTTGTAGGAATGAAGGATATTACAGAACATGTTAAGGATTCCCAAACAGTTATTATAGATTCATTTAAGGGAATTTGTATAATTGATCCTGATGATAAAACTATTTCAGAATATAAGAATATAAAATCTGAATTAGATAATGAAAAATTAAGGCTCGAAGAAAATAGGCATAAAAAAGCTATTACTAAGGATGGAAAAGACATTGATGTAATGACTAATATTGGAAACATCGAAGATCTTGATAAAGGTTTAGAATCCGGGGCTGAGGGTGTTGGATTATTCAGAACAGAATTTTTGTATATGTACAATGACCATTTTCCAACTGAAGATGAACAATTTGAATCTTATAAAAAAGTTGTGGAAATTTTAGATGGAAAATCAGTAATTATAAGAACTTTGGACATAGGTGGAGATAAAGAACTTCCTTATTACAAATTCCCCAAAGAAGATAATCCATTTTTGGGTTGGAGAGCTTTGAGATTTTGCTTTGATATGAGAGATGTTTTTGATGCTCAAATTAAAGCTATTTTAAGAGCTTCTGCATTTGGAAAAATTAGAATAATGCTTCCTATGGTTATTTCGGTTGAAGAAATAGAGAATGCACTTGAAATCATAGAGAATAATAAAAAACAATTGAGAAAAGATAATATTGATTTTGATGAAAATATCGAAGTTGGAATCATGATCGAAACTCCAGCAAGTGTTATTGTCGCTGAAGATTTAATAGAATACGTCGATTTCTTTAGTATTGGAACTAATGATTTGACTCAATATATTTTGGCAAGCGACAGAGGTAATGAAAAAATTTCTAACCTATATAACACATATAATCCAGCGGTTTTAAGAGCTATAAAAAAAGTTATAGATGTAAGCCATGAACATGGAAAATGGACTGGAATGTGTGGTGGATTTGCTGGAGATACGAAGGCTACGAAACTTCTATTAGGTATGGGTTTAGATGAGTTTTCTGCACCTGCAGCATCAATTCCAAAAATCAAAGATATTATAGCTAACAATTCATTTGAAGATGCAAAAATTTATGCTGATGAAATTTTAAAATTGAAAAAAACTTCAGAAATTGAAAAGAAGATTTCTGAATAA